One stretch of Alphaproteobacteria bacterium DNA includes these proteins:
- a CDS encoding NAD(P) transhydrogenase subunit alpha, with protein MLTLSTQVVEKTSVLVHKILPAESYSVDVLKNSADMDPLMISLTVFTLAAFVGYYVVWRVTPALHSPLMAVTNAISSVIIVGALVVAGSEGFDFSKVMGFIAVTLASVNIFGGFIVTNRMLQMFKKKK; from the coding sequence ATGCTCACTTTAAGTACTCAAGTTGTTGAAAAAACCAGTGTCCTGGTGCATAAGATTCTGCCTGCGGAAAGTTATTCCGTAGACGTATTAAAGAATAGTGCTGATATGGACCCTCTGATGATCAGTCTGACCGTTTTTACTTTGGCTGCTTTCGTTGGATACTACGTGGTTTGGCGTGTGACCCCTGCTTTGCACTCTCCCCTAATGGCTGTTACAAATGCTATTTCCAGCGTGATTATTGTGGGCGCCCTTGTGGTGGCAGGCAGTGAAGGTTTTGACTTTTCGAAAGTGATGGGGTTCATTGCAGTTACTTTAGCATCCGTTAATATTTTTGGTGGATTTATTGTCACTAACCGCATGCTACAAATGTTTAAGAAAAAGAAATAA
- the lgt gene encoding prolipoprotein diacylglyceryl transferase, producing MNFIAFPHIDPVIFTIYGPIALRWYNLAYMLGLMLGWAYCRQLIRLSPSTITLKNLDDLLVWSLIGIFIGGRLGHILFYEPSIFLANPLNILKTWEGGMSFHGGMMGLIVSFYIFHKKYKIPLPRLLDLAAAAAPIGLFFGRIANFINDELYGRPTDVPWAVLFPSGGYAPRHPSQLYEAFFEGAVLFGVLLYFILKKDALKKPGILSGLFLVIYGASRFFVEFFREPESWISIFTTGQALCIPMVAVGVYVIAYVKKHD from the coding sequence ATGAACTTTATAGCCTTTCCACACATTGACCCAGTGATCTTTACCATTTATGGCCCTATTGCTTTACGATGGTATAATTTGGCCTATATGCTGGGGTTGATGCTGGGTTGGGCCTATTGCCGGCAGCTGATTCGCCTAAGTCCTTCAACTATTACTTTAAAAAATCTAGATGATTTGCTGGTTTGGTCGCTTATAGGGATTTTTATTGGGGGGCGCTTGGGCCATATTTTGTTTTATGAACCCAGTATTTTTTTGGCAAACCCTTTGAATATTTTGAAAACTTGGGAGGGTGGCATGTCCTTCCACGGGGGAATGATGGGATTGATCGTTTCATTCTATATTTTTCATAAGAAATATAAGATCCCCCTGCCCCGTCTTCTGGATTTAGCCGCAGCAGCCGCGCCCATAGGGTTATTCTTTGGAAGGATTGCCAATTTTATTAATGATGAGTTATACGGCAGACCAACCGATGTTCCCTGGGCGGTTCTATTTCCCTCAGGCGGCTATGCACCCCGGCACCCCAGCCAACTGTATGAAGCTTTCTTTGAGGGAGCGGTGCTGTTTGGAGTGCTGCTTTATTTTATTCTGAAAAAAGATGCTTTAAAAAAGCCAGGTATTCTTTCGGGATTATTCTTAGTCATTTATGGAGCCTCCCGATTCTTTGTTGAGTTCTTTCGCGAACCAGAAAGCTGGATTTCGATTTTCACAACGGGACAAGCCCTGTGCATTCCTATGGTTGCTGTGGGTGTTTATGTTATTGCTTATGTCAAGAAACATGACTAA
- a CDS encoding GNAT family N-acetyltransferase, which produces MQNRTTANLLSWRALYLTTSILPLVAPEADAAAENPKSFVGFIGAHRYPDNSSKDHSGAVEVICAISPEYWSNGYATEAITGYFANDLARLTNYEYTFAALSPKNLKALEVVKGLESFGAKEWDKGFLAEKTPSHLNRKEILYRIEKEDILKALNPVQ; this is translated from the coding sequence TTGCAAAACAGAACGACTGCCAACCTATTAAGTTGGAGAGCCCTTTATCTAACCACGTCAATTCTCCCTCTTGTTGCTCCAGAAGCTGATGCAGCCGCAGAAAACCCAAAATCCTTTGTAGGATTTATAGGTGCCCATAGATATCCCGACAATTCCTCAAAGGACCATAGTGGCGCTGTAGAAGTCATATGCGCCATAAGTCCAGAGTACTGGTCGAATGGCTATGCAACTGAGGCCATCACAGGATACTTTGCAAATGATTTGGCGCGACTTACAAACTATGAATATACATTTGCCGCCCTCAGCCCCAAAAATTTAAAGGCTCTTGAAGTAGTTAAAGGGCTTGAAAGTTTTGGTGCAAAAGAATGGGACAAAGGGTTCTTGGCAGAAAAAACACCTTCCCATTTAAACAGAAAAGAAATTTTATACAGAATAGAAAAAGAAGATATTCTAAAAGCATTGAATCCAGTTCAATAA
- a CDS encoding NAD(P)(+) transhydrogenase (Re/Si-specific) subunit beta, producing MNGNVSSLLYLVASVCFILSLKGLSSPETARQGNLYGILGMVLAIGTTLFFGAIESFDTIIGGILVGGTVGTIIARKIKMTALPQLVAGFHSLVGLAAVCVSGAALYSPDTFGIGGMQGIKLSALVEMGIGTAIGAVTFTGSLIAFGKLQGIFSSKPLTFSGQHLFNAFLLVCIVVCGIWLVTTGEFVAFWMLTVLSFVLGFLLILPIGGADMPVIVSILNSYSGWAACGIGFTLQNNLLIITGALVGSSGAILSYIMCKGMNRSIFNVILGGFGTDAASAAVTASSSDQPIKSGSADDAAFLMKNASSVIIVPGYGMAVAQAQHALKEMTELLKNQGVKVRFAIHPVAGRMPGHMNVLLAEANIPYEDVLELDEINRDFSSTDIAFVIGANDVTNPAAKTDPQSPIYGMPILDVANAKTVLFVKRSMASGYAGVENSLFFKDNTMMLFGDAKKMCEHIIKAL from the coding sequence GTGAACGGAAACGTATCATCACTTTTATATTTAGTTGCGTCAGTTTGTTTCATTCTGTCTTTAAAAGGGCTGTCATCACCTGAAACTGCCCGCCAGGGCAATTTATATGGCATCCTTGGAATGGTTCTAGCAATTGGAACCACTTTGTTTTTTGGTGCCATTGAAAGCTTTGACACCATCATTGGGGGAATTTTGGTGGGGGGAACCGTCGGAACGATTATTGCACGTAAAATAAAAATGACTGCGTTGCCTCAACTGGTTGCCGGGTTCCACAGTTTAGTGGGGCTTGCCGCTGTGTGTGTTTCAGGCGCTGCCCTTTATTCGCCCGACACCTTTGGGATTGGGGGCATGCAGGGCATTAAATTAAGCGCTCTTGTTGAGATGGGGATTGGAACAGCCATTGGGGCCGTCACTTTTACAGGATCTCTGATTGCCTTTGGAAAACTTCAGGGTATTTTTTCCAGCAAACCTTTAACCTTTTCTGGGCAACATCTCTTTAACGCCTTTTTGTTGGTGTGCATTGTCGTGTGTGGCATTTGGCTTGTCACAACAGGGGAATTTGTTGCCTTTTGGATGCTGACCGTTCTTTCTTTTGTCTTAGGATTTTTATTGATTCTGCCTATTGGCGGCGCTGATATGCCCGTTATTGTTTCCATTTTAAATTCTTATTCTGGCTGGGCTGCCTGTGGCATTGGGTTTACCCTGCAAAACAACTTACTGATTATTACAGGAGCTTTGGTGGGATCATCAGGCGCCATCCTAAGCTACATCATGTGCAAAGGCATGAACCGATCCATCTTTAACGTTATTTTGGGTGGATTTGGAACAGACGCAGCCTCCGCTGCTGTGACGGCCTCATCTTCTGATCAACCTATAAAATCAGGCAGTGCTGATGATGCAGCCTTTTTAATGAAAAACGCCAGCTCAGTCATTATTGTTCCGGGATATGGGATGGCTGTGGCTCAAGCACAGCACGCCCTGAAAGAAATGACAGAATTGTTGAAAAACCAGGGTGTGAAAGTACGTTTTGCGATTCACCCCGTAGCCGGTCGCATGCCTGGCCATATGAACGTTCTGTTGGCCGAGGCTAACATTCCCTATGAAGACGTATTAGAACTGGATGAAATTAATCGCGATTTCTCATCCACTGACATTGCTTTTGTTATTGGAGCCAACGACGTAACCAACCCTGCAGCCAAAACAGACCCCCAGAGCCCTATTTACGGCATGCCCATTCTGGATGTGGCCAACGCAAAAACCGTTCTGTTCGTAAAACGATCCATGGCGTCCGGCTATGCGGGCGTTGAAAATAGTTTGTTCTTTAAAGATAACACCATGATGCTATTCGGCGACGCTAAAAAGATGTGTGAACATATCATTAAGGCGTTGTAG
- a CDS encoding Re/Si-specific NAD(P)(+) transhydrogenase subunit alpha, which yields MKIAILKETISTEHRVAASPETVKKLVGLGFSVFLEKSAGLAASIPDQQYEEVGAHIVKSRSDLLEGSQVILKVRSPLTEETELKDFPKGSLLICLCDILQHPKHLKAYEKHGLSVLALEMIPRITRAQAMDVLSSQSNLSGYRAVLEAATLFQRIFPMMMTAAGTLLPAKVFIIGAGVAGLQAIATAKRLGAVVSAYDVRPATKEQVESLGGTFVEVAVRGPTETTSGYAKEMTDDYKKQEKEKLAEVVKQADIVITTALIPGRPAPLLITEDMVHSMKSGSVVIDLAGENGGNCALSKFGKVVDVNGVKIYAPQDLVSKLARDATDLYARNIFNLMKLLYNETEKKVHLPLDDDIIKGALLVKEGEILRTDLMKE from the coding sequence ATGAAAATTGCAATTTTAAAAGAAACAATTTCAACTGAACATCGTGTGGCGGCGTCGCCAGAAACGGTTAAGAAGCTTGTTGGTCTTGGATTTTCTGTATTTTTAGAAAAATCTGCGGGACTTGCGGCCTCAATCCCCGATCAACAGTATGAAGAAGTAGGCGCTCATATTGTCAAAAGTAGATCCGACCTTTTAGAGGGGTCTCAGGTAATCCTGAAAGTACGATCTCCCCTTACTGAGGAAACTGAGCTTAAAGATTTTCCCAAAGGGTCCTTGTTGATTTGTCTTTGCGATATTTTGCAACACCCTAAGCATCTGAAGGCCTATGAAAAACATGGTCTATCTGTATTAGCTTTAGAAATGATCCCCCGCATTACCCGGGCCCAAGCTATGGACGTTTTATCGTCTCAAAGCAATTTGTCGGGCTATCGGGCCGTGCTTGAGGCTGCAACCTTATTTCAACGTATTTTCCCCATGATGATGACCGCAGCAGGAACGCTGTTGCCTGCAAAAGTTTTCATCATTGGTGCGGGCGTTGCCGGGCTTCAAGCTATTGCCACAGCCAAAAGACTTGGTGCTGTTGTATCTGCCTATGACGTGCGTCCTGCAACCAAGGAACAAGTAGAAAGCCTGGGAGGCACTTTTGTGGAAGTTGCTGTACGGGGCCCTACAGAAACAACCTCTGGCTACGCCAAGGAAATGACGGATGATTACAAAAAACAGGAAAAAGAAAAGCTAGCCGAAGTTGTGAAGCAAGCAGACATTGTTATCACGACAGCTTTGATTCCTGGGCGCCCTGCCCCACTGCTTATTACAGAAGACATGGTCCACAGCATGAAATCTGGATCTGTTGTGATTGATTTAGCTGGCGAAAACGGGGGCAACTGTGCACTCAGCAAATTCGGCAAAGTGGTCGACGTGAATGGGGTCAAAATTTATGCCCCCCAAGATCTGGTTTCAAAACTTGCCCGGGATGCAACGGACCTATATGCCAGAAACATCTTTAATTTGATGAAGCTTCTATACAACGAAACAGAAAAGAAAGTTCACTTGCCTCTTGATGATGATATTATTAAGGGGGCCCTATTGGTTAAAGAGGGCGAAATTCTAAGAACTGACCTGATGAAAGAATAG
- the gmk gene encoding guanylate kinase, giving the protein MKSRGILLILSSPSGAGKTTLCKLLLKSLPNTVLSVSVTTRPQRPGEVPNKDYIFVSTKEFKKMIQEGLFLEYAEVFGNYYGTLKTTVEEALAQGHDVLFDVDWQGTQQLTQKMDKDVVSIFILPPSLEELERRLYRRAQDDEYVILDRMSRAIQEISHWAEYDYVLVNETLDQTLARLISIIQGEKLKKHRQIGLGDFLKGLIE; this is encoded by the coding sequence ATGAAAAGTCGCGGTATTTTGCTTATTTTATCGTCTCCATCCGGGGCAGGGAAGACAACTCTGTGTAAACTTTTGCTTAAGTCTTTGCCCAATACGGTTTTGTCAGTATCTGTGACGACGCGCCCCCAACGGCCGGGTGAAGTGCCTAACAAAGACTATATTTTTGTCTCCACAAAAGAATTTAAAAAAATGATTCAAGAAGGTCTTTTCTTGGAATATGCAGAGGTCTTTGGAAATTACTATGGAACTCTTAAAACCACCGTTGAGGAAGCGCTTGCGCAGGGACATGATGTGTTGTTTGATGTAGATTGGCAGGGGACCCAGCAGTTGACTCAAAAAATGGACAAAGACGTAGTTTCAATCTTTATTTTGCCCCCATCACTGGAAGAATTAGAGAGGCGTCTGTATCGCCGTGCCCAGGATGACGAATATGTGATTTTAGACCGGATGAGCCGCGCTATCCAAGAAATTAGCCACTGGGCGGAATATGATTATGTTCTTGTAAACGAAACTCTGGACCAAACCTTAGCTCGACTTATTTCAATTATTCAAGGCGAAAAACTAAAAAAACACCGTCAGATAGGCCTGGGTGACTTTTTAAAAGGGTTGATTGAGTAG
- the tsaB gene encoding tRNA (adenosine(37)-N6)-threonylcarbamoyltransferase complex dimerization subunit type 1 TsaB encodes MTLILSLETSAQMCSVALTDNGNVIAEVSEELSHGQSAVLMDFIGRVFEKSGCKAQQLTHVAVNRGPGSFTGIRLGLAAAYGFSVAGKLPILGLSSFQIHRYLAGQGAMLIALDTRRDDFYGCFYGEKDVQPQWTKIMTVQDIKGEKVQLITDKLISGTQGEFHEKVQQLTAKNGGLAAWHFLQQGKIDVFSKEPFYLRPAAVYEK; translated from the coding sequence ATGACGCTTATTCTATCCCTTGAAACCTCGGCCCAGATGTGTTCGGTAGCACTGACTGACAATGGGAACGTTATAGCTGAGGTGTCGGAAGAGCTTTCCCATGGGCAGTCTGCAGTGCTTATGGATTTTATTGGGCGTGTCTTTGAAAAATCGGGATGCAAGGCCCAGCAGTTAACCCATGTAGCCGTTAATCGAGGGCCTGGGTCTTTTACTGGAATTCGGCTGGGTCTTGCGGCGGCTTATGGATTTTCTGTGGCAGGAAAACTGCCCATTCTGGGACTTAGTTCATTTCAGATTCATCGATATTTGGCAGGGCAGGGGGCTATGCTGATTGCCTTAGATACGCGACGGGATGATTTCTATGGATGCTTTTATGGAGAAAAAGATGTCCAGCCTCAATGGACTAAAATAATGACGGTTCAGGATATAAAGGGCGAAAAAGTGCAGCTGATCACAGATAAGCTTATTTCCGGAACCCAGGGTGAATTTCATGAGAAAGTTCAACAGCTGACTGCAAAAAATGGGGGCCTGGCTGCCTGGCATTTCCTGCAACAGGGCAAGATAGATGTATTTTCTAAAGAGCCTTTTTACTTAAGACCGGCAGCAGTTTATGAGAAGTAA
- a CDS encoding ABC-F family ATP-binding cassette domain-containing protein translates to MMRIEKISKSYADRVILRNLTYHFPLKERIALIGANGQGKTTLLKIMSNLEESDGGQVIRPKDMRLSVLPQSPNENPQATILEECLSGHQELFSLKQKVDEAGAKLELGYTEEVYEEYEQALEQYQRLEGHQLEGVAEKVLLGMGFKPAQLGLSPTVLSGGWRMRLELAKILVSKPDFLILDEPTNHLDLPSIEWLESYLMKFPGTLLFVSHDKSFLNNVSTITLYLNQGNLAVYKGNFDDFMEQKDQNQATQENTIKNITKKKEHMQRFVDRFKAKASKATQAKSRMKMIEKLEGVLSGIQAETGPVSFHIPNFIFPKSGKEVARLDKVDIGYDKPLIKKFSLPIMREEKIAIIGANGIGKSTLLKTISGLVPPLSGTVTLGQNVHLGHYTQDIADNLDKTKSVLETIQQQNPELSNQTQRALLGTFLFKGTALSQPVRVLSGGEKSRLALCCLLSKQPNFLLLDEPTNHLDILSTEVLGEMLKSYPGTLVFISHDRDFVENVATSVIEIGADGTVQG, encoded by the coding sequence ATGATGAGGATTGAAAAAATATCAAAGTCCTATGCGGACCGGGTTATTCTGCGAAATCTCACCTACCATTTTCCTCTTAAAGAGCGTATTGCTCTGATTGGGGCCAATGGTCAGGGCAAGACAACTTTACTTAAAATTATGTCGAATTTAGAAGAATCCGATGGTGGGCAGGTTATTAGACCTAAAGACATGCGCCTGTCTGTTTTGCCCCAATCTCCCAATGAAAATCCTCAGGCCACTATTTTGGAAGAATGCTTATCTGGTCATCAAGAACTCTTTTCCCTGAAACAAAAGGTGGATGAAGCAGGGGCAAAACTAGAACTAGGCTATACAGAAGAAGTTTATGAAGAATACGAGCAAGCGCTTGAGCAGTATCAGCGCCTGGAAGGACACCAACTAGAGGGCGTTGCTGAAAAAGTTTTGTTAGGTATGGGGTTTAAGCCAGCTCAGTTGGGTCTTTCCCCAACAGTTTTGTCTGGTGGGTGGCGCATGCGCTTGGAACTAGCCAAAATTCTGGTGTCTAAGCCAGATTTCCTGATCCTGGACGAACCCACAAACCATCTGGATCTTCCCAGCATTGAGTGGTTAGAATCTTACCTGATGAAATTTCCAGGAACCCTATTGTTTGTATCGCATGACAAATCTTTTTTGAACAATGTCTCAACTATTACTTTGTACCTAAACCAAGGAAATTTAGCTGTTTACAAGGGGAACTTTGACGACTTTATGGAGCAAAAAGATCAAAATCAAGCAACCCAAGAAAACACTATCAAGAATATCACCAAGAAAAAAGAGCATATGCAGCGCTTTGTGGATAGATTCAAAGCTAAAGCATCAAAGGCAACCCAGGCCAAAAGCCGCATGAAAATGATTGAAAAGCTGGAAGGGGTTTTGTCTGGTATTCAGGCTGAAACGGGCCCAGTGTCTTTTCACATTCCCAATTTCATTTTTCCTAAAAGCGGTAAAGAAGTGGCCCGCCTAGACAAAGTCGACATTGGCTATGACAAGCCATTGATCAAGAAATTTTCTCTGCCCATTATGCGGGAAGAAAAAATTGCTATCATTGGGGCGAATGGTATTGGAAAAAGTACGCTTTTGAAAACTATTAGTGGCCTGGTGCCGCCTTTGTCTGGAACGGTGACCTTGGGTCAGAATGTTCATCTGGGTCACTATACTCAAGACATTGCCGACAATCTGGATAAAACTAAGTCGGTTTTAGAGACCATCCAACAACAGAATCCTGAGCTTAGCAACCAGACTCAGCGGGCTTTGTTAGGGACGTTTCTATTTAAAGGTACGGCCTTGAGCCAACCTGTTCGGGTTTTATCGGGCGGTGAGAAATCTCGTCTGGCTTTGTGCTGTCTTCTTTCAAAACAACCGAATTTCCTGCTGCTGGATGAACCCACCAATCATTTGGACATTCTAAGCACCGAGGTTTTGGGCGAAATGCTGAAATCCTATCCAGGCACTCTGGTCTTCATTTCGCATGATCGTGATTTTGTGGAAAACGTGGCGACCTCTGTCATCGAAATCGGTGCTGACGGAACTGTGCAAGGCTAG
- a CDS encoding nucleotidyl transferase AbiEii/AbiGii toxin family protein yields the protein MNLFDKLVTEALKNQPNLSPLRIVVEKELLHHDILRVLSTENLLKNLTFIGGTCLRCCYGGVRLSEDLDFTGGSDFSRTSLSAMGELLTESLQDKYGLQVRVDAPIKDNHNKDNPNVDTWKIKIETRPQSKNLPAQRINIDICAIPSYEKRPMMLLNPYDIDMGTSGLIIQAQSREEIYTDKLMAFAFRNRIKYRDLWDILWLHGQGLKPNFALIPRKIKDRNYTPDYFLNLFDEHKRLLTVKSEIETEFKQEMQRFLPQESIKKILEQENLWGFLTYLMEDLTNQMTGVLGVQK from the coding sequence ATGAACTTATTTGATAAACTCGTAACAGAAGCTTTAAAAAATCAGCCAAATTTGTCTCCCTTAAGAATAGTAGTCGAAAAGGAGTTGTTACATCACGATATATTACGAGTGCTAAGCACTGAAAATTTACTGAAGAATCTTACTTTTATAGGGGGAACGTGCTTGAGATGTTGTTATGGCGGGGTGAGATTAAGCGAAGACTTGGATTTTACTGGAGGAAGTGATTTTTCTCGCACTAGTCTATCTGCGATGGGTGAGCTACTAACGGAAAGCCTTCAAGATAAATATGGGCTACAGGTCAGAGTTGACGCTCCTATAAAAGATAATCACAACAAAGACAATCCAAATGTAGATACATGGAAGATCAAAATAGAAACCAGACCTCAATCTAAGAATTTACCTGCTCAGCGCATTAACATCGATATTTGTGCTATACCTTCCTATGAAAAGCGTCCTATGATGTTATTAAATCCTTATGATATTGATATGGGTACGAGTGGACTTATTATTCAGGCACAAAGCCGTGAAGAGATTTATACGGATAAATTGATGGCATTTGCCTTTAGAAATCGTATTAAATACCGTGATTTGTGGGATATCCTATGGCTTCATGGTCAAGGATTAAAACCCAATTTCGCATTAATCCCTCGTAAGATCAAAGACCGAAATTATACCCCAGACTATTTTTTGAATTTATTTGATGAACATAAAAGATTGCTTACAGTTAAATCTGAAATTGAAACAGAATTTAAACAAGAAATGCAGCGGTTTTTACCACAAGAGTCAATTAAAAAAATCTTAGAACAAGAGAATTTGTGGGGGTTTTTGACTTACTTAATGGAAGATCTAACTAACCAGATGACGGGGGTTCTTGGCGTTCAAAAATAG
- a CDS encoding integrase core domain-containing protein, producing the protein MKGKEPGQLIQVDHMTVTQNNLYMKHFQAWDPVTKTIAAEVYPNAKSATARQFLHKLIRDLPFHIQSIQVDGGSEFMKDFEEACGELGIPLFVLPPRRPQWNGGVERGNRTFREEFYAKPYLLANNIFEMSCELQKAVHKYNTYRPHFNLKGMTPYDYYTSILKTA; encoded by the coding sequence ATGAAGGGGAAAGAGCCGGGACAACTCATACAGGTAGATCATATGACTGTCACCCAGAATAATTTGTATATGAAGCACTTCCAGGCCTGGGATCCTGTAACCAAGACTATTGCTGCAGAGGTATATCCTAATGCCAAAAGTGCTACTGCTCGACAATTCTTACACAAGCTTATACGAGACCTACCTTTCCACATTCAATCCATACAGGTGGATGGGGGTTCCGAGTTTATGAAGGACTTTGAGGAAGCTTGTGGGGAATTGGGTATACCTCTTTTTGTTCTGCCTCCTAGGAGACCTCAATGGAATGGGGGTGTAGAACGAGGTAATCGCACTTTCCGAGAAGAATTCTATGCCAAACCTTATCTGTTAGCCAATAATATCTTTGAGATGAGTTGCGAGCTTCAGAAAGCTGTCCATAAATACAACACTTACAGACCTCATTTTAACTTGAAAGGCATGACCCCTTATGACTATTATACTTCCATTCTGAAGACTGCTTGA
- the pgeF gene encoding peptidoglycan editing factor PgeF produces MTESKVPYLISSFLYGVRHGFFTRQGGVSTGLLSSLNCSLRETDDPKNVFKNRALAMEALGMPANSLQTLRQEHGNKAIELTEPWGQGEEVPIADAVVTKRTDVTLGIQTGDCVPVLIADPENKIIGAVHAGWRSALSGVIQNTLELMQKRGADFATTVAVIGPCIHQDSYEVGSELRDAFLQKDETNEQFFLEQYTPSKILFDLPGYVKHQLEKFNLQTVEVLPYDTYENEDLFFSCRRAFHRQEEIFGCHLSAISLKGL; encoded by the coding sequence ATGACTGAATCAAAAGTTCCTTATCTGATATCTTCCTTTCTTTATGGGGTGCGCCATGGATTTTTTACGCGGCAGGGTGGGGTGAGTACGGGGCTGTTAAGCTCACTGAACTGCTCTTTAAGGGAAACGGACGATCCAAAGAATGTTTTTAAAAACAGAGCCCTAGCCATGGAAGCCTTGGGCATGCCCGCAAATAGTTTGCAAACCTTAAGGCAAGAGCATGGGAATAAGGCAATCGAATTGACTGAGCCTTGGGGGCAGGGGGAGGAGGTCCCCATTGCGGATGCAGTTGTGACAAAACGTACAGACGTGACCCTGGGCATTCAAACGGGGGATTGTGTGCCTGTGCTGATTGCAGACCCAGAAAATAAAATCATTGGGGCTGTTCATGCAGGCTGGCGCAGTGCCCTAAGCGGGGTGATTCAAAATACCCTTGAGCTAATGCAAAAAAGAGGGGCAGATTTTGCGACAACAGTTGCCGTTATTGGACCCTGTATCCATCAGGATTCCTATGAGGTTGGTTCAGAATTAAGAGACGCTTTCTTACAAAAAGATGAAACCAACGAACAGTTCTTTTTAGAACAATATACGCCCTCTAAAATTCTTTTTGATTTACCTGGATATGTGAAGCACCAGCTGGAAAAATTTAACTTGCAAACAGTTGAAGTTTTGCCCTATGACACTTATGAAAACGAAGATTTGTTTTTCAGTTGTCGACGGGCCTTTCATAGACAAGAAGAAATCTTTGGGTGCCATCTGTCAGCCATTTCTTTGAAGGGACTTTAA
- a CDS encoding GNAT family N-acetyltransferase, giving the protein MHSVKIFLLAILIHHTGFSAFSSKAWEPYRLSSPEKSQLSFETERLVAKPVTAESLESLVASGSALFSNSQILTTWPGNKTETPEDVQKWRNYLVKEQEKCAANLLSLRSFYLKSSPETFVGFIGCHRHMDSGHSSDGAVEYFSAFEPAFQRQNYAFEASVGILENDLCRLANYQYRLVGINGDNPGAIRLVTKLGYVAWDPASQLPQAAEPKLPNPAGSLPKLERLQLVREKMEKRLQLPPHLRSQLNLYRGDFVTPDLLETIKGRLQESLSKSTK; this is encoded by the coding sequence ATGCATTCAGTAAAAATTTTCTTGTTAGCAATTCTTATTCATCATACAGGCTTCTCAGCTTTTTCTTCAAAAGCCTGGGAACCTTACCGTTTATCTTCTCCAGAAAAATCTCAACTCTCATTTGAAACAGAGCGCTTAGTTGCCAAGCCTGTTACCGCAGAATCTTTAGAATCTTTAGTTGCGTCTGGATCTGCTCTTTTTTCAAATTCTCAAATTTTAACCACCTGGCCCGGCAACAAAACAGAAACCCCAGAAGATGTACAAAAATGGAGGAACTATCTTGTGAAAGAGCAAGAAAAGTGTGCTGCGAACCTTTTGAGTTTGCGATCATTTTATTTGAAGAGTAGCCCTGAAACTTTTGTGGGCTTTATAGGATGTCATAGGCATATGGATAGCGGCCATAGCTCTGATGGGGCAGTTGAATACTTTTCAGCTTTTGAACCAGCTTTCCAAAGACAGAACTATGCATTTGAAGCCAGTGTTGGGATTTTAGAAAATGATTTGTGTCGCCTTGCGAACTATCAATACAGACTTGTGGGAATAAATGGTGACAATCCAGGGGCTATTAGGCTTGTGACAAAACTTGGTTATGTCGCATGGGATCCCGCATCTCAACTGCCCCAGGCAGCGGAACCAAAGCTACCTAATCCTGCAGGCTCCCTGCCAAAACTGGAAAGACTGCAATTGGTTAGAGAAAAAATGGAAAAGAGGCTTCAATTGCCTCCTCATTTAAGATCTCAACTTAATTTATACAGAGGCGATTTTGTAACCCCAGACCTATTAGAAACCATAAAAGGACGTCTACAAGAAAGTCTGTCCAAAAGCACAAAATAA